The region ACCCAGATACCTCATGGAAGTGTGAGGGAGCACCAGGGCTGTAGTTGTGGCTGAGAATATCTGTTTACACGcaccctggcctcccatcacatgaaaGCAATGTCCCTTTTTCAGAGTACTTGCCTCTCTGTCCTCCGCACCTTCTGGATCCCCTCTGAGTTGCTGTGGGCCTTCTCCATACGTTTGcacacagagacacagtccagATGTAACTTGAAATGCAGAACgttactgtttttttttcacagcacatcctCATTAGATACAACTTCAGCATAGGGATCCATAGAGTTCACATTCTCCactttccctgcacttcttcctACGGCCTTCAGTACGTGTCCAGGTCCTACCGCCTCTTGTGGTaacgcagcgtcctccctgttcagactcacaATGCTTAGGTGTTCCCTCATACGTTTCGCAAAGgatctgagggcatctgcccatgcagTAAGCTGCTACATGCTAGAGCCACCTGCATCTCCGTACTGTTATGGCCTTCATTGTAGCCTCTGTTCCACCACTGCAGTCACACTGCTGCTAAACCGCTCATCATGGTTTCTTAATACTATATCCCCCTCTCTTTTTGCACTGTGTAGATTTTGCTTATATTTCTGTTCACTTTGTAATCCTCTGATGCTATATAAGTTGCAGAATTCTAAGCTCGCACTATTCCTTGAGATGTCattgattttattttattattttattatttctttattgtatGCATCATTATATGCATTAGGTCTGCTATGTTAGATTGATatatttctttttgtttttcaGCGACTCTATGATTAAGACCCTGGAGGGGTAGAAACGTCATTTGATTTGTTTTAATCGCTCGGCCACTATTTTTTGTATATTATTGCTCCCACTTATGTATTTACAATAAATTGAGCACTTTTTGCAAAGTATGCTGTTAGAGTGTGCAGTGAATATTGACTCCTTGGACTATCCGGGTAGGCGCTCCTTCTTCCTGTTCGGGTTGAACTTCATACACTGGCCCATCGGACCCAACTTGGCATTTCACTTAGTAGGGTTTTTTTTCCCATCGATGCTCCAACTTGCCCCAAGGCCACTTGTCTCGGACCAACTCTCGATCTCCAGCCATGAGAGCTGTCCCTCAAATAGGCGTCGTTTCATGGTGTTGGAGGTTCTGAAGCTTAGTTTGCACAAACCGGTCAAGAGTCTGCAGCTGATGTCGATGTTTTCGGACACAGGAAAATCGAGCCTTAAGTATGTACTGACTTATTTCAGTTCTCAAAATTTCTATGAGATATTAAAGCAAAGTTGTTACAATTTTATCTAGGTTTTTAGTTTTCTTTACTTGTTCTTTGATTTCACAAAGAAATTGCATTCATTTAATGAGCACTGAAAATGAGAGTTTTAGATTTCTCACTCATAGGTTTAAGTATTGGATGAAACTGCTACAAATCTTATTCTTCTCATAACAGCAGCTTTTATGTCTTTATTTTTTAAGCTGTAGATCAGGGGTTCAGTATAGAGATGGCAGCTGCATTAAACAAAGAGAAATATTTATTGGAACCTAAATTGATGGATGAAGTTGGCCTCAGATATTGCAAGACAAGAGAAACATAAAGACAGGTGACCGCCGTAAGATGCGAGGAGCATGTGTAGAAAGCTTTACGTCTACTGTTGCTAGAATTCATAGACAAGATGGTGCTAATTATAAAGATATAGGAGATGAATGTAAGGGCAAAAGGAGTAAAACTAGTAACGAACCCCCCTACAGTGAGAATATAGAGCTGAAGGAAAGATGTGTCACTGCATGTCAACTTCAGGACAGGCATAATGTCACAGAAGAAATGGTCCATCCTCACGGATTTCAAACATGTTAATTTAAGGATCTCCATAAAAGTAGGAGTACTTTCAAGAAAACCAAAAAGCCAACATAAAAAGGCCAAAAGGGAACACAGTTTAGAGTTCATGACAGAATGATAACGTAAAGGGTTACAGATAGCAACATAGCGATCATAACTCATAGCTGTCAAAATCAATAGCTCATCACAAGTgaatgctaaaaagaaaaaaatctgcacaaaacaTTCAAGAACAGAGACAATGTTATCTCCCCAtatgaaagaaaaaataattttatgaaGCATTATTGTGGAGCAACTAATGTCCAAGATGGACAAGTTGGCCAAGAAAAAGTACATGGGAGTATGGAGGTGGTGATCCAGACACACAAGGAGGAGGATAGTTACATTTCCTCCTAGAGTGATGAGATAAATGAGCAGGATCAGGAGGAAAAAAAGAAATTGCATTAAAGGCTCATCTGGGATCCCGGTAATGATGAAAAAGGTCGTTATGCTCACATTTCTTGAATCCATTAAATTTATGAAATAAATTAATTCAAAATTTTAGGACCACAGTAAAATAGATACAAAAATCAATGTTGAAAAAACTCAATGAACGACAATTATCATTACATGTGCGCCAAAATATTTGCACAAATTGAGACATTAATAAATTCAACATACTAATTTTTAGTACTTGCAGCAAAAGATAAAAATGATAAGAAAAAGATGTGTTGATTCAATTAGCATGAAGTATGACATATTTGTAATTAGTTTTCTATATAGAAGCGTCCAAAAAACTGTATATTCCAGGTAGGACATAATGGTATTAAATCTGTGTGGAACAAATTTATGTTGCAAGATTTTTTCCTTGCATTAaaagtcaaaatttaaaaaaaaactggcaATATTTGACATATTGGTCTGAGGCTCTTATATAACAATGTGAAAGAGTACTTCTATGCTTAAAAAGTTTCCTGTAAACCTATCATTAAGTCGCTGACTTTCATAAGGAGGTGGCAGAGTTAAGTTAATACACTAAAGATTTGGTGTAAGTTACTCTATTTTGGTAAATGTTGGCTAATTGCACAGATTTTCTATCTGAAAATAATTTCTATAAGGAATTTATTACAATATGGATAGTGGAAAGGATTCTCAGTATTACCAGCCATATGTGCATACTAGGAATGGAAGCCTACTCTTTGCCTCATGTCAAACATGACACATGTAAGCTATATATCCAGCAAAGAGAAGA is a window of Ranitomeya variabilis isolate aRanVar5 chromosome 2, aRanVar5.hap1, whole genome shotgun sequence DNA encoding:
- the LOC143809437 gene encoding olfactory receptor 6C1-like, whose translation is MDSRNVSITTFFIITGIPDEPLMQFLFFLLILLIYLITLGGNVTILLLVCLDHHLHTPMYFFLANLSILDISCSTIMLHKIIFSFIWGDNIVSVLECFVQIFFFLAFTCDELLILTAMSYDRYVAICNPLRYHSVMNSKLCSLLAFLCWLFGFLESTPTFMEILKLTCLKSVRMDHFFCDIMPVLKLTCSDTSFLQLYILTVGGFVTSFTPFALTFISYIFIISTILSMNSSNSRRKAFYTCSSHLTAVTCLYVSLVLQYLRPTSSINLGSNKYFSLFNAAAISILNP